In the genome of Thermoproteota archaeon, the window ATGCTGTGAGATGGAAGATTTGTTGAGAGGCTTGGGGATCACACCTAAGGTCACCGGTACCCTCTCACTCGCGAAGAGATTTATCGCTCTCTTGAGCATGTTTTCCTTCCAATCGGGCTGAGGATCGTCCATTCTGAAGATCACGATCGTTCTAGAGGATTTTTTGCCAGATCCTCCGATACTTAGGTGCAGGTGGAGGAGTAACAGCGATATGATTGCTGTGCTTATTATCAAGAGGGCAATTTCCTCTCTCATCTTCATTGATCTCTCCTTTACCTCCTTAACATGGGTCCCCCTCGGTTATAAATGAGCCCTGTGACGGAGCGCCACGGATAATATACGTATTTTTCATTTATAAATAAATAGTGAAATAGATGAATATTACAGAAATTCGGGAATAGTAGTTAGAATATTATGGGGATATCGGTTATATAGTCTCTTTTTAGTTTAAATAAGTTCGTCTGCATTCAAGTTTATATAATTGTTCCCGCGTTGATCTATGGCTGGATAAAGTGAGTCTAATACTGGGTGGGTCCCTCTCAACTATCGTGTTTGGAGGGCTCGCAGCCCTCTCGGCTGCTTCTAATGCTGTGAAATCCCGGGTGATAGTACAGCCTGAGGTCATCAGGGCATTGTCCTCTTCAGGAGCGCCTTGGCTGATAGCGAAGACGTATGACGATCTTATAATGGACGAAGCCTCCCTGACGACTTTTTACGTCGACAGAAAACTCCCTCCATACCATGAACACGGACTTGTTAGGGGGATCGAGCTGAATGAATCTATGGAGATGCTCTCATCTAGGTTGATGGAGGAAGGGGCGACCCATGAGGAGGCGAGGATAATTTCCCTAGCGGTAGGCTCCTTTCACGATAGACTAATTCTCTTGCGTCGAAACGCTAGAGACCTTGCGAGGAGGGTCGGGCTACATCCGTCATCCCCTCTTGTAGCTCTGACGGAGGCCCTGAACAGGAATGTCATCCGTTTGGACGATTATATGAGTATACTCACCAACCTGTTCAGAATGGGGAGGGGGGTGATATGATTTGTTGTCGGAGGAAGAGCAGTTAACTGAGGGGTTCGGGGAGAGGATTGGCTACGAGGTCACGAGCGAGAGCATCGAGGAGGCTTGGAAGGAGGTAAAGAAGGTGAGAGAGCACAGGAGGAGAAGGTACGCCGTGGCAGCCCTGTTTACATCGATAGGGATATTCCTGCTGTTCCTATCTCTGGCCTTCCTATTGGAAGGGGTCGGCCTCGCTTGGATAGATTCATTCTACGTGTTCCTGATGCTGATAACCGCTGGGTCCCTCTCCTTCGGGTACGGGTTCTATAGGATGGGTGTATCCTAGTGGGACGTGGGGGACGGTTCCCTCTCTCCTACTCCATCGTGATCCCCGCTTATAATGAGGAGAGTGGAATAGAGAGCTGTGTAAGGAGCGCTCTCTCCCAGTCCATCGAGCCTGAGGAGATCGTGGTAATTAACGACGGATCCACAGATTCAACTCCAGATATATTAAGAAAATATGAAGGATTGATAAAAATTATAAGAATAGATAAAAATACGGGAAATAAAGCGCTGGCGCTCAGGGAAGCAATCCCTCACCTGAGAGGGGATGTGATCGTATACACGGATGCCGATTCCGTGCTGCACCCCAGGGCTGCCGAGAAGATGCTGGTTCACTTCCTAGACCCTAAAGTGGGGGGAGTTTCCGGACTAGTCAGATCGAGGAAGCACAATATCATTACGGGGATAAGGGAACTGCAGTATATCTATGGGCAGTACATCCTGAAGAGGGGGATGGCAGCAATAAATGCAGTTCCCGTAATTCCAGGATGCGTCGGTGCTGTTAGAAGGGAACTCTTCGATCCCTCTCCTGAAACAGTAACCGAGGATACTGACATGACCTTGACCATACTCAGCAGGGGTTACGAGGTAGTGTACGAAATGGATTCCATAGCTTGGACCTCCGATCCACCTAATTTCCGTTCATACATAAGGCAGGGGATCAGGTGGTATTCTGGATACTTCCAGAACTTAAGGAAGCATTTCAGGAGTTTGCCAGCTAGGGTAAAGTTTCAGGTCGCGATCAGCACCATAGACAACACCCTCTTCTCCGTATTGCTGATTGCCGCGCTTCTCTTCCAATTTTTCCTCAGAAATCAAACCCTTATCTATCTGTTCTTAATGGAAACTATAGTATGGCTTATATCCGCAGCTTATGGAGCTTTCACGATGGGAAGGCGGGATCTGTTTAAGAGTTTGATCGTTTCTCCCATCTTCAGGACGTTGGACAGCCTCCTCTGGATTTACGCCTCACTGAGAGAATTGGTTATTGGGAAGAGGGACCTGAGATGGCATAGATCTGACAGGTTCACCCTGAATGACGTCGAAAATGGTTTGCTCAGGAGGGAAACGGGTTCGTCGCGCCCTAAAAAGAAGACACATAGATATGGTTTGAGGGATGAGGGTAGAGATGAGGGATTCCCCTCCAAAGAGGGAAATGGAGATCTATCTATGCCTTAGGAAGGCACTGGGATCCTCATTACCTGGGCATCGGATCCTCTATCACCTCACTCATGATCCCAGCCTGTACATGTCGTGATCGCTCCACGATACTCCTTCAGAATGTTTATCTTTCCTATCCCTTTCACCCTTAACTTTACCCTGATCTGCGACTTAGTACCCGTCCTCAACTAAATTAGGTCCCTAAAACACCGTCAAATGCCCAGCTAAAAAGAGGAGATTTGGGAAAGGGTTAGCTACCAAAACCTCCTCGCCTCCTTGCCTCCTTCCCCTTAAATAAAATGCGGATATGGCAATGAGGAGAAGCGTGAATCCTGCTATTACGAGGAATGTTCCTCCGAGCTCTTCTGCGGGGGGCCTTAGATACTGTAGTAGTATTCCCAAGGTGCTTTCGGTGGTAGTCTGGACCTCTTCACCCCTTGAAGATGTTGTGTACTTGGGTTCAAGTGTTGTCTCGGTAGTTGACTTCCTCTCCGCTTCCGTTCTAGTCGAAGTCGGCTCAGGGAGGGTGATCGGTGTCTCATCGCTTCCGTGTCTAGTGGGATGCGCTATCTTCCCTGAGGTCGGTGGGCCTTGCTGACCTCCGCAACATCTCCGCTTCCCGCCTTAGAACCTGAGCTGCTGTTCTTCACGACCGTCGGAGAGGAATAACCGAGGATCAAGACATCTGATCTCCCGGTACCCCCTTAGGCCGTCTTCAGTCCTGAAGAACACCTTGGCGGT includes:
- a CDS encoding glycosyltransferase; translation: MGRGGRFPLSYSIVIPAYNEESGIESCVRSALSQSIEPEEIVVINDGSTDSTPDILRKYEGLIKIIRIDKNTGNKALALREAIPHLRGDVIVYTDADSVLHPRAAEKMLVHFLDPKVGGVSGLVRSRKHNIITGIRELQYIYGQYILKRGMAAINAVPVIPGCVGAVRRELFDPSPETVTEDTDMTLTILSRGYEVVYEMDSIAWTSDPPNFRSYIRQGIRWYSGYFQNLRKHFRSLPARVKFQVAISTIDNTLFSVLLIAALLFQFFLRNQTLIYLFLMETIVWLISAAYGAFTMGRRDLFKSLIVSPIFRTLDSLLWIYASLRELVIGKRDLRWHRSDRFTLNDVENGLLRRETGSSRPKKKTHRYGLRDEGRDEGFPSKEGNGDLSMP